The sequence below is a genomic window from Providencia rettgeri.
TTGGCTCATAAAGTATTTTTCACCTTTGCGCCAATCAATCAGTAAGTCTTTGACTAAAAAGCTAGCCACAATCATACGTAGACGGTTATGCATCCAACCTGTTGTATTCAGTTGGCGCATAGCGGCATCCACAATTGGGTAACCCGTTTGTCCCGTTTTCCATGCGGTAAAATCGGTTGAAGAATCATTCCAGTGAATATGTTGTGTCCATTGAATAAATGGCTGATGGCGGCATAGACGTGGGAATGCCACTAAAAGATGCGAATAAAATTCACGCCAAATTAACTCATTTAGCCACGTGAATGCCCCGCTATCTGGGTAATCCAACACTTGGGGATTTTCTGCTTGTAATCGGTTGAAGCATTGGCGAGGGGACAGCACCCCCATCGCGAGGTAAGGTGATAATTGGCTGGTACCATCAATAGAAGGAATATCTCTATCGTTTTTATAACCGGCGACTTTCTGGGAACAAAACTGTCTTAATTGCTGTAAAGCAGACTTTTCACCGGCGGGAAATTGCGGCGAGTTTTCAATTGGTTGATAAGGAAATAATGGCAAAGTCTTATCGATGTTGACCGCGGCCGCTCGTTTTTCAGGGGCTCGCAGTGAACGGCAATCTGTCACAGTAAGTTGGGTGAGAAAGGCTCGGCGAAAAGGGGTATAGACTTGATACATCTCCCCTTTTTGATTCGTGACGGAACCCGGGGGAAGTAATAAGTAATCGTCAAAAGCATGGATATGCAACCCATGAGGTTGATTGATTAACCATTCATCCCGTTGTTTTTCGTTCCACTCGTATTGCCGATTAAAAAACAAGGCATCAG
It includes:
- the phrB gene encoding deoxyribodipyrimidine photo-lyase; this encodes MAAKQVCHLIWFRNDLRVTDNKALSSACADPDAQVIALFTATPEQWQQHDMAERQISFIHQNLVELQNSLAELGIPLVCQTEANFADAAQWVLDYAKTQQADALFFNRQYEWNEKQRDEWLINQPHGLHIHAFDDYLLLPPGSVTNQKGEMYQVYTPFRRAFLTQLTVTDCRSLRAPEKRAAAVNIDKTLPLFPYQPIENSPQFPAGEKSALQQLRQFCSQKVAGYKNDRDIPSIDGTSQLSPYLAMGVLSPRQCFNRLQAENPQVLDYPDSGAFTWLNELIWREFYSHLLVAFPRLCRHQPFIQWTQHIHWNDSSTDFTAWKTGQTGYPIVDAAMRQLNTTGWMHNRLRMIVASFLVKDLLIDWRKGEKYFMSQLLDGSLAANNGGWQWSASTGVDASPWFRIFNPTTQGKKFDVQGTFIRHWLPELQQVPDKYIHTPHEWAVISNTPINYPEPIVDHKQARLATLAAFEAGKRNSLKQ